The following coding sequences are from one Collimonas arenae window:
- a CDS encoding c-type cytochrome: MYKQLLPTLILVFQLSAASAAGDPIAGKAAFAKCASCHQVGPSARGGFGPQLNGIIGRPAASTKDYKYSQAMQSSGIVWSEQKLRAFLKAPGDVVPGTKMRFFGIGSDTQIDNLLAYLRTSSAVSNGAPASSPR; the protein is encoded by the coding sequence GTTGATATTGGTCTTCCAATTATCCGCTGCAAGCGCCGCCGGCGACCCGATAGCCGGCAAAGCCGCATTCGCGAAATGTGCCAGTTGTCATCAGGTAGGTCCCTCCGCCCGCGGCGGCTTCGGGCCGCAATTGAACGGCATCATCGGCCGGCCGGCGGCGTCGACCAAGGATTACAAGTATTCGCAGGCCATGCAAAGTTCGGGGATTGTCTGGTCTGAGCAAAAACTGCGGGCCTTCCTGAAGGCGCCCGGCGACGTGGTTCCTGGTACAAAAATGCGTTTCTTCGGGATTGGCAGCGATACACAGATTGATAATCTGCTGGCGTATCTGCGCACTTCCAGCGCGGTTTCCAATGGCGCACCTGCGTCGTCACCGCGCTAA